The following proteins are co-located in the Coleofasciculus chthonoplastes PCC 7420 genome:
- a CDS encoding zinc ribbon domain-containing protein, producing the protein MKRTARVYLNDLNVSKFLIVREFLGQCHSIMQYFVDLFWQRQDFSGKLADLPTVHRAKKKFGITTRLGQALAKQASECVFSVHQKQRKRKPQLKWHTVTLFYHFVTISPFKKKGFDWCVKLIGSGAPKLVIPLKSTSVINQRLAQGWQMSKTIRMGLKKGRLWIDFIFEKVRPPLKTQGRVVGMDSNYKNGVVFSDSQVVGQDIYQRIQEFKKRQKNTHAEIKSRLGQALKKVDLSSTKVLSIEDLKKVKQGKRGTFSRLFNRRLSHWLYRTLVQLLERKCEEEGIQLVVKDPFKTSQFCSNCNRWDRRNRKGDRFRCVHCGYQSHADHNAAHNRRAFRLGGSLWSPFLLKFKKSKFWITIETSLKPCWVITEVSTPIF; encoded by the coding sequence ATGAAGCGCACAGCACGGGTTTACCTAAATGATTTGAATGTAAGTAAGTTTCTAATTGTGCGCGAATTTTTGGGTCAATGCCACTCAATTATGCAGTATTTTGTTGACTTGTTTTGGCAACGTCAAGATTTTTCGGGGAAACTGGCTGACCTGCCCACAGTTCACCGAGCCAAGAAAAAGTTTGGGATCACAACCCGTTTAGGGCAAGCACTTGCCAAACAAGCGAGTGAGTGTGTTTTTTCTGTTCACCAGAAACAGAGAAAACGGAAACCTCAGCTAAAATGGCACACAGTTACATTGTTCTATCACTTCGTCACCATCTCTCCCTTTAAAAAAAAGGGCTTTGATTGGTGCGTCAAACTGATTGGTTCGGGGGCGCCCAAGTTAGTTATCCCGCTCAAGTCCACCTCAGTAATCAATCAACGGTTGGCTCAGGGATGGCAGATGTCTAAAACGATCCGCATGGGGTTGAAGAAAGGGCGATTGTGGATTGATTTTATCTTTGAGAAAGTTAGACCTCCCTTGAAAACTCAAGGTAGAGTTGTGGGAATGGATTCCAACTATAAAAACGGGGTGGTGTTTAGTGACTCCCAGGTAGTTGGACAAGATATTTATCAACGGATTCAGGAGTTTAAAAAGCGTCAGAAGAATACCCACGCCGAAATAAAATCTCGGTTGGGTCAGGCTCTGAAGAAAGTTGATTTGTCTTCTACAAAAGTTCTCAGTATAGAGGACTTGAAGAAGGTTAAACAGGGAAAACGAGGGACGTTCTCTCGCCTGTTTAACAGGCGGCTGTCTCATTGGCTATATAGAACTTTGGTGCAGTTGTTGGAAAGGAAGTGTGAGGAGGAGGGGATTCAGCTAGTGGTGAAAGACCCATTCAAGACCTCGCAGTTCTGCTCGAACTGCAACAGATGGGATAGACGAAACCGAAAAGGTGACAGGTTTAGGTGTGTTCATTGTGGCTACCAATCTCATGCTGACCACAACGCGGCACACAACAGGCGAGCTTTTAGGCTCGGCGGGAGTTTATGGTCTCCGTTCCTACTTAAGTTCAAAAAGTCAAAGTTTTGGATAACCATAGAGACTTCCCTTAAACCCTGTTGGGTCATAACAGAAGTATCCACGCCAATTTTTTAG